Proteins from one Procambarus clarkii isolate CNS0578487 chromosome 8, FALCON_Pclarkii_2.0, whole genome shotgun sequence genomic window:
- the LOC138361123 gene encoding RNA-binding protein 24-like, producing the protein MTNTASIAPPAAGTAADVANAARIVIAGAAVSFPNAANAAASPVAANVTNDATATDASATPAAAGGATAGGAAAPATLPISGDVPGSGRPAAASVAAAVLISDAGARSICTATLLYRRACLQPL; encoded by the coding sequence ATGACCAACACAGCCTCCATCGCACCACCTGCCGCAGGTACCGCCGCAGATGTCGCCAATGCCGCACGCATCGTCATCGCAGGCGCCGCAGTTTCCTTTCCAAATGCCGCAAATGCTGCCGCCTCACCTGTCGCAGCTAACGTCACCAATGATGCCACTGCCACCGATGCATCAGCAACACCGGCGGCCGCAGGTGGCGCTACCGCAGGCGGCGCTGCCGCACCCGCTACACTCCCAATCAGCGGAGATGTTCCGGGCAGTGGCAGGCCAGCCGCAGCATCAGTGGCGGCCGCCGTTTTGATCAGCGACGCAGGCGCCAGAAGCATTTGTACTGCAACGCTGCTCTACCGGCGCGCGTGTCTGCAACCACTCTAG